The following coding sequences are from one Canis lupus baileyi chromosome 23, mCanLup2.hap1, whole genome shotgun sequence window:
- the OR6A2 gene encoding olfactory receptor 6A2 → MEQSNQSGRVSEFVLLGFPAPAPLRTLLFALSLLAYVLVLTENTLIIVAIRSHPTLHKPMYFFLANMSFLEIWYVTVTIPKMLAGFVGSKQSHGQLISFEGCMTQLYFFLGLGCTECVLLAVMAYDRYVAICHPLHYGVIVSGRLCVQLATGSWTGGFGISMVKVFLISRLSYCGPNIINHFFCDVSPLLNLSCTDMSTAELTDFVLAIFILLGPLSVTGASYMAITGAVVRIPSAAGRHKAFSTCASHLTVVIIFYAASIFIYARPKALSAFDTNKLVSVLYAVIVPLLNPIIYCLRNQEVKRALRRTLHLYQGQDTKHRKASRGG, encoded by the coding sequence ATGGAGCAGAGCAACCAGAGTGGAAGGGTAAGTGAGTTTGTGTTGCTGGGCTTCCCAGCTCCTGCACCACTGCGGACACTTTTATTTGCCCTTTCTCTGCTAGCCTATGTGTTGGTGCTGACTGAAAATACACTCATCATTGTGGCAATTAGGAGCCATCCCACCCTTCACAAACCCATGTACTTTTTTCTGGCGAATATGTCCTTCTTGGAGATATGGTATGTTACTGTCACTATTCCGAAGATGTTAGCTGGCTTTGTTGGGTCAAAACAGAGCCATGGACAGCTAATCTCCTTTGAGGGCTGCATGACACAGCTCTACTTTTTCCTGGGACTGGGCTGCACTGAGTGTGTCCTTCTTGCTGTTATGGCCTATGATCGTTATGTGGCCATCTGTCATCCTCTCCACTATGGTGTCATTGTCAGTGGCCGGCTGTGTGTGCAGCTAGCAACTGGCTCCTGGACTGGAGGCTTTGGCATCTCCATGGTCAaagtttttctcatttctcgCCTCTCCTACTGTGGACCCAACATCATCAACCACTTTTTCTGTGATGTCTCCCCATTGCTCAATCTTTCATGCACTGACATGTCAACAGCAGAGCTTACAGACTTTGTTCTGGCCATTTTTATCCTGCTGGGGCCACTCTCTGTCACTGGGGCCTCCTACATGGCCATCACTGGTGCTGTAGTGCGCATTCCTTCAGCTGCTGGGCGCCATAAAGCCTTTTCCACCTGTGCCTCTCACCTTACTGTTGTGATCATCTTCTATGCAGCCAGTATCTTCATCTACGCCCGGCCAAAGGCACTCTCAGCTTTTGACACCAACAAGCTAGTTTCTGTACTCTATGCTGTCATTGTACCATTGCTTAACCCTATCATTTACTGCTTGCGCAATCAAGAGGTGAAGAGAGCCCTACG